A window of Choloepus didactylus isolate mChoDid1 chromosome 23, mChoDid1.pri, whole genome shotgun sequence contains these coding sequences:
- the FAM222A gene encoding protein FAM222A isoform X2, translated as MLACLQRTQNPPGQHLACPSKSLELRKCETAASPMHSSRYPSPAELDAYAEKVANNPLSIKIFPTNIRVPQHKHLGRTVNGYDTSGQRYSPYPPHTAGYQGLLAIVKAAVSSSNVAAPMGPAKSVLKSAEGKRTKLSPATVQVGIAPYPAPSTLGPLAYPKPPEAPAPPPGLPAAAAATASVIPLPGRGLPLPPSNLPSIHSILYQLNQQCQVPGAVPATCQGVAVPHPSPAQHGPVPSFPSMAYSAAAGLPDCRKGPELGTGTTPALALAGATKPAGYVDSGLDYLLWPQKPPPPPPQPLRAYSGGTVASKSPEACGGRAYERASGSPLSCSMGLPAGFAVGQYFAAPWNSVLVTPTSDCYNPAAAAVAVTELGPGAARELAGAPTDALAGLPSKSVCNTSVLSSSLQSLEYLINDIRPPCIKEQMLGKGYETVAVPRLLDHQHAHIRLPVYR; from the exons ATGCTGGCCTGTCTCCAGAGGACCCAGAACCCACCGGGCCAACACCTGGCCTGCCCGAGCAAGAGCCTGGAGCTGCGCAAGT GCGAGACGGCCGCCAGCCCCATGCATTCCTCCCGCTACCCGAGCCCGGCCGAGCTGGACGCCTACGCCGAGAAGGTGGCCAACAACCCGCTCTCCATCAAGATCTTCCCCACCAACATCCGCGTGCCCCAGCACAAGCACCTCGGCCGCACTGTCAACGGCTATGACACCAGCGGGCAGCGCTACAGCCCCTACCCACCGCACACCGCCGGCTACCAGGGCCTGCTGGCCATCGTCAAGGCCGCCGTCTCCTCCTCCAACGTGGCCGCACCCATGGGGCCCGCCAAGAGCGTGCTCAAGAGCGCGGAGGGCAAGCGGACCAAGCTGTCGCCGGCTACCGTGCAGGTGGGCATCGCGCCCTACCCGGCCCCCAGCACCCTGGGGCCCCTGGCCTACCCCAAGCCGCCCGAGGCGCCTGCCCCGCCACCTGGCCTGCCCgcggccgccgccgccaccgcctccGTCATTCCCCTGCCCGGCCGCGGCCTGCCCCTGCCGCCTTCCAACCTGCCCTCCATCCACAGCATCCTCTACCAGCTCAACCAGCAGTGCCAGGTCCCGGGCGCTGTGCCCGCCACCTGCCAGGGCGTGGccgtcccccaccccagcccagcccagcacgGCCCCGTGCCCAGCTTCCCCAGCATGGCCTACTCGGCCGCCGCCGGGCTGCCTGACTGCCGGAAAGGCCCGGAGCTGGGCACGGGCACCACGCCAGCCTTGGCGTTGGCTGGGGCCACCAAGCCTGCAGGGTATGTGGACAGTGGCCTGGATTACCTGCTGTGGCCACAGAAGCCGCCCCCACCGCCGCCCCAGCCGCTGCGTGCCTACAGTGGCGGCACAGTGGCCAGCAAGTCCCCAGAGGCATGTGGGGGACGGGCGTACGAGCGGGCCAGTGGGTCACCCCTCAGCTGCAGCATGGGGCTGCCCGCCGGCTTTGCTGTGGGTCAGTACTTTGCCGCCCCCTGGAACAGCGTGCTGGTGACCCCCACCAGCGACTGCTACAACCCAGCTGCAGCGGCCGTGGCGGTGACCGAGCTGGGGCCGGGGGCGGCCCGGGAGCTGGCAGGGGCCCCCACGGATGCCCTGGCGGGCCTGCCCAGCAAGAGTGTGTGCAACACGTCAGTGCTGAGCAGCAGCCTGCAGTCGCTGGAGTATCTCATCAACGACATCCGGCCGCCCTGCATCAAGGAGCAGATGCTGGGCAAGGGCTACGAGACAGTGGCCGTGCCCCGACTCCTTGACCACCAGCACGCCCACATCCGCCTGCCCGTCTACAGATAA
- the FAM222A gene encoding protein FAM222A isoform X1 has protein sequence MLACLQRTQNPPGQHLACPSKSLELRKSFPDGLRHIRPPPASPPQPTTCCVCLAHHHLPALAEGETAASPMHSSRYPSPAELDAYAEKVANNPLSIKIFPTNIRVPQHKHLGRTVNGYDTSGQRYSPYPPHTAGYQGLLAIVKAAVSSSNVAAPMGPAKSVLKSAEGKRTKLSPATVQVGIAPYPAPSTLGPLAYPKPPEAPAPPPGLPAAAAATASVIPLPGRGLPLPPSNLPSIHSILYQLNQQCQVPGAVPATCQGVAVPHPSPAQHGPVPSFPSMAYSAAAGLPDCRKGPELGTGTTPALALAGATKPAGYVDSGLDYLLWPQKPPPPPPQPLRAYSGGTVASKSPEACGGRAYERASGSPLSCSMGLPAGFAVGQYFAAPWNSVLVTPTSDCYNPAAAAVAVTELGPGAARELAGAPTDALAGLPSKSVCNTSVLSSSLQSLEYLINDIRPPCIKEQMLGKGYETVAVPRLLDHQHAHIRLPVYR, from the exons ATGCTGGCCTGTCTCCAGAGGACCCAGAACCCACCGGGCCAACACCTGGCCTGCCCGAGCAAGAGCCTGGAGCTGCGCAAGT CCTTCCCTGACGGCCTGCGGCACATCCGCCCACCCCCGGCCTCGCCTCCGCAGCCCACCACCTGCTGCGTGTGTCTCGCCCACCACCACTTGCCCGCGTTAGCAGAAG GCGAGACGGCCGCCAGCCCCATGCATTCCTCCCGCTACCCGAGCCCGGCCGAGCTGGACGCCTACGCCGAGAAGGTGGCCAACAACCCGCTCTCCATCAAGATCTTCCCCACCAACATCCGCGTGCCCCAGCACAAGCACCTCGGCCGCACTGTCAACGGCTATGACACCAGCGGGCAGCGCTACAGCCCCTACCCACCGCACACCGCCGGCTACCAGGGCCTGCTGGCCATCGTCAAGGCCGCCGTCTCCTCCTCCAACGTGGCCGCACCCATGGGGCCCGCCAAGAGCGTGCTCAAGAGCGCGGAGGGCAAGCGGACCAAGCTGTCGCCGGCTACCGTGCAGGTGGGCATCGCGCCCTACCCGGCCCCCAGCACCCTGGGGCCCCTGGCCTACCCCAAGCCGCCCGAGGCGCCTGCCCCGCCACCTGGCCTGCCCgcggccgccgccgccaccgcctccGTCATTCCCCTGCCCGGCCGCGGCCTGCCCCTGCCGCCTTCCAACCTGCCCTCCATCCACAGCATCCTCTACCAGCTCAACCAGCAGTGCCAGGTCCCGGGCGCTGTGCCCGCCACCTGCCAGGGCGTGGccgtcccccaccccagcccagcccagcacgGCCCCGTGCCCAGCTTCCCCAGCATGGCCTACTCGGCCGCCGCCGGGCTGCCTGACTGCCGGAAAGGCCCGGAGCTGGGCACGGGCACCACGCCAGCCTTGGCGTTGGCTGGGGCCACCAAGCCTGCAGGGTATGTGGACAGTGGCCTGGATTACCTGCTGTGGCCACAGAAGCCGCCCCCACCGCCGCCCCAGCCGCTGCGTGCCTACAGTGGCGGCACAGTGGCCAGCAAGTCCCCAGAGGCATGTGGGGGACGGGCGTACGAGCGGGCCAGTGGGTCACCCCTCAGCTGCAGCATGGGGCTGCCCGCCGGCTTTGCTGTGGGTCAGTACTTTGCCGCCCCCTGGAACAGCGTGCTGGTGACCCCCACCAGCGACTGCTACAACCCAGCTGCAGCGGCCGTGGCGGTGACCGAGCTGGGGCCGGGGGCGGCCCGGGAGCTGGCAGGGGCCCCCACGGATGCCCTGGCGGGCCTGCCCAGCAAGAGTGTGTGCAACACGTCAGTGCTGAGCAGCAGCCTGCAGTCGCTGGAGTATCTCATCAACGACATCCGGCCGCCCTGCATCAAGGAGCAGATGCTGGGCAAGGGCTACGAGACAGTGGCCGTGCCCCGACTCCTTGACCACCAGCACGCCCACATCCGCCTGCCCGTCTACAGATAA